The Mycolicibacterium mucogenicum DSM 44124 genomic sequence AAGCGGTGGACTGGCGCAAAACCGCAGCCAGTTGATCAACGTCGCGGTCAGTCTGATCGTCACCATAGTGGCTGCCTACGCCCTGCTCGCAGGTACGACGTGGGTACTCGCCGTCTTCGGTGCGTGGGCCACCCTTGCCGGTCTGTTGCAACTCATCACCGCCATTCGACGTTGGAAGGTCGGCGCGCAGTGGGCGATGGCACTCAGCGGCGGCCAGTCGGCGCTCGTCGGGGGCCTGTTCATCACCCAGGCCCACACGCCGACCACCGAGTCGGCCAAGACCCTTGCCGGATACGCGGCGATGGGCGCGATCTACTTTCTCATTTCAGCGGTCTGGTTGACGGTTAAGGCCAGCCGCGCCAAGGCAATTCCCGCCCCGCACGACGAGGACGCACACACCGAGAAGCTCAGTCGACGGTCACGGGACTAGCGGATCGAACGTCGTTGTCGCCGCGGCCAATTCGGAGATGACGTCGGCGACCTCTTTGCGGCGTCGCCAGGCCCGGCGTTGCCGCATGGCCCCGTTGCCCTGCTCGGCGATGCGGGCCAACTCGTCGCGGGCCATGTCGTAGTCACCCAGCGCTTCGAGGGCCGGGCGGAGGTGCTCGATGAATCCGGCGAGCAGAACCCGGGCCGGCGCCATCGAGCAGTCGCCCGCCAAGTCGATCGCCTCGCCGTCGAGGCCGTCATGCGCCACCTTCCAGTGCGCGGCCCGCAGCGTCCAATCAGCAAGGCGTGGCACCGGTTCCCCGCGCTCCTGCGCGTCCAGCGCCGTCATCACCGCAGCCCGGATGAGCGTGGCCAGCAACACGGTCTCGGCCA encodes the following:
- a CDS encoding DUF308 domain-containing protein, with protein sequence MLVRTHREDTIMSIQQASLSEPNREQWLRTYYFVRAAFSFAWVAVALTLAQHSLPLASGWLILYPLWDAAANFWDAARSGGLAQNRSQLINVAVSLIVTIVAAYALLAGTTWVLAVFGAWATLAGLLQLITAIRRWKVGAQWAMALSGGQSALVGGLFITQAHTPTTESAKTLAGYAAMGAIYFLISAVWLTVKASRAKAIPAPHDEDAHTEKLSRRSRD